One region of Olleya sp. Hel_I_94 genomic DNA includes:
- a CDS encoding AAA family ATPase has protein sequence MEHNSTFPIKKSELDVLRDEASSYLKSISWEQGSRAKNKDKDAKDESILLYLSKANNGSSASITSVSKTILALKKRLLPDSVAIPILLNQTLYAVQEGLTLGIWIKDSYYDASGLSSLNERKSALDNDGRREYESKMQTASAFMLFATAYKILHLLKPHASDDLSVMKQKFAGIPEVSLLSPLKGVSCALFYYDKYLAHPDIVKSDKDVADFTVVYFEALLTEISLRRSNLEYTETIVDRTYKLENSDFAISGWENTFQGTAKSVEFNKIQFEQIVGNRDAKHFARRLTERMLSYDFEAKKNPFQELGGFMPVFMGYGIPGTGKSMLIAAIATRLKEHCDHLDIPFLFHPMPDTLISTFQGGSAEKMVDWMKPMQDPSKLIFAPIDDAENNLQERTAQGVSAGVKEVIGVFLRYTEGAYAVNYGNSSIGLFTNLPEMLDKAVISRVQGRFKIDGARSEHDFLDQDHLWWSKLDKTMPEFVNMQGPADYKYLQDQGLATNMGEILNVSDKPTELRVLEAYDKAETQHKTNSHQFYATLYKEIQKIFPFFSSRDVRNIQSAVSLRLTDFDLEQSWFDNPETYFKKDYDTKFNMLQELMKSNMKGLNFSEIRRQEVVRYLDNVATIADTDFKRKVDARINQLNIETKARDLFSNGQ, from the coding sequence ATGGAACACAACTCAACCTTCCCTATAAAAAAATCAGAATTAGACGTTTTACGTGACGAAGCTTCATCATACTTAAAAAGTATCAGTTGGGAACAAGGTTCTCGAGCAAAAAATAAAGATAAAGACGCTAAAGATGAGTCAATATTATTATACTTGTCTAAAGCAAATAACGGATCGTCTGCATCAATCACTTCGGTTTCAAAAACCATTTTAGCATTAAAAAAGCGATTATTACCAGATTCGGTAGCCATACCAATTCTTTTAAATCAAACATTATACGCAGTTCAAGAAGGTTTAACGTTAGGGATTTGGATAAAAGACAGTTATTATGATGCCTCAGGTTTATCTAGTCTAAACGAGCGTAAATCGGCTTTGGATAATGATGGTAGACGTGAGTATGAAAGTAAGATGCAAACAGCAAGTGCGTTTATGTTATTTGCGACTGCTTATAAAATTTTACACTTGTTAAAACCTCATGCTTCTGACGATTTAAGTGTTATGAAGCAAAAATTTGCTGGTATTCCAGAAGTCTCATTACTATCACCATTAAAAGGGGTCTCTTGTGCGTTATTTTATTATGATAAATATTTAGCACATCCAGATATTGTAAAATCTGACAAAGACGTTGCAGATTTTACAGTAGTATATTTTGAAGCTTTGTTAACCGAAATCAGTTTACGCAGAAGCAACTTAGAATATACTGAGACTATCGTTGACAGAACATATAAACTAGAGAACAGTGATTTTGCTATTTCAGGATGGGAAAACACCTTTCAAGGTACCGCAAAAAGTGTTGAGTTTAATAAAATTCAATTCGAGCAAATTGTAGGTAACAGAGATGCAAAACACTTTGCAAGACGTTTGACGGAACGTATGTTGAGTTACGATTTTGAAGCAAAGAAAAACCCCTTTCAAGAGCTTGGTGGTTTTATGCCAGTTTTTATGGGTTACGGTATTCCTGGAACAGGAAAAAGTATGTTAATTGCTGCAATAGCAACTAGATTAAAAGAACATTGTGATCATTTAGACATTCCGTTTTTATTCCACCCAATGCCAGATACTTTAATTAGTACATTTCAAGGTGGATCTGCCGAGAAGATGGTGGATTGGATGAAACCAATGCAAGATCCTTCAAAATTAATTTTTGCACCTATCGATGATGCTGAAAATAACCTGCAAGAACGTACAGCACAAGGTGTGTCTGCAGGTGTAAAAGAGGTCATTGGTGTCTTTTTAAGATATACAGAAGGTGCTTACGCAGTTAATTATGGTAACAGCTCGATTGGGTTGTTTACTAACCTTCCAGAAATGTTAGATAAAGCAGTTATATCACGTGTCCAAGGTCGTTTTAAAATTGATGGTGCACGTAGTGAACATGATTTTTTAGATCAAGATCATTTATGGTGGAGTAAACTGGATAAGACTATGCCAGAGTTTGTTAACATGCAAGGACCTGCAGATTATAAATATTTACAGGATCAAGGACTAGCAACCAATATGGGAGAAATCTTAAACGTGTCAGATAAACCAACGGAATTACGTGTTTTAGAAGCTTACGATAAAGCAGAAACACAACATAAAACAAACTCGCACCAATTTTATGCGACTTTATATAAAGAGATTCAGAAGATATTTCCATTTTTCTCTTCCAGAGATGTGCGTAATATCCAAAGTGCAGTGTCGCTACGTTTAACAGATTTTGATTTAGAACAAAGCTGGTTTGATAATCCGGAAACGTATTTCAAAAAAGATTATGATACTAAATTCAATATGTTACAAGAATTAATGAAATCTAACATGAAAGGTTTAAACTTTTCAGAAATTAGAAGACAAGAAGTGGTAAGATATTTAGACAACGTTGCAACTATTGCAGATACTGACTTTAAACGTAAAGTAGACGCTAGAATCAACCAATTAAACATAGAAACTAAAGCAAGAGATTTATTTAGTAATGGCCAATAA
- a CDS encoding CAL67264 family membrane protein — protein MAMNKNTVLAWATTIMIIVGLALIALGAFRYDDVAGWGFAAVGVGFFAVAWVFNALKGRV, from the coding sequence ATGGCAATGAATAAAAATACTGTGTTAGCTTGGGCTACCACAATAATGATAATAGTAGGATTAGCATTAATAGCATTAGGTGCTTTTAGATATGACGATGTTGCTGGATGGGGTTTTGCAGCTGTAGGTGTCGGTTTTTTCGCTGTAGCTTGGGTATTTAATGCACTTAAAGGTCGCGTTTAA
- the ettA gene encoding energy-dependent translational throttle protein EttA, with protein sequence MSDDKKVIFSMSGLTKTFQSAQTPVLKNIYLSFFYGAKIGILGLNGSGKSTLLKIIAGVDKNYQGDVVFSPGYSVGYLEQEPQLDDDKTVMEVVREGAAETVAILDEYNKINDQFGLEEVYSDADKMEKLMNRQAELQDQIDASNAWELDTKLEIAMDALRTPDGDKKIGVLSGGERRRVALCRLLLQEPDVLLLDEPTNHLDAESVHWLEHHLAQYKGTVIAVTHDRYFLDNVAGWILELDRGEGIPWKGNYSSWLDQKSKRMAQESKTASKRQKTLERELEWVKQGAKGRQTKQKARLKNYDKLMSQDQKQLDEKLEIYIPNGPRLGTNVIDAIGVSKAYDDKLLYEDLNFNLPQAGIVGVIGPNGAGKTTIFRMIMGEEAPDKGEFKVGETAQIAYVDQKHSNIDPEKTIWQNFSDEQELIMMGGKEVNSRAYLSRFNFSGGEQNKKVKLLSGGERNRLHLAMTLKEEGNVLLLDEPTNDLDVNTLRALEEGLENFAGCAVVISHDRWFLDRICTHILAFEGDSQVYFFEGGFSEYEEKKKKRLGGDLMPKRIKYKKLVR encoded by the coding sequence ATGTCTGACGATAAAAAAGTAATTTTCTCAATGTCTGGTTTGACCAAGACATTTCAAAGTGCTCAAACACCAGTACTTAAAAATATATACTTAAGCTTCTTTTATGGCGCTAAAATTGGAATTTTAGGTCTAAACGGTTCTGGTAAATCTACATTACTTAAAATTATAGCAGGAGTAGATAAAAATTATCAAGGAGATGTTGTCTTTTCACCTGGTTATTCAGTAGGATATTTAGAGCAAGAACCTCAATTAGATGACGACAAAACAGTTATGGAAGTGGTGCGTGAAGGTGCTGCAGAAACTGTTGCTATTCTTGATGAGTACAATAAAATTAACGATCAGTTTGGTTTAGAAGAAGTCTACAGTGATGCAGACAAAATGGAAAAACTTATGAATCGTCAAGCAGAGCTTCAAGATCAAATTGACGCATCTAATGCTTGGGAATTAGACACAAAGTTAGAAATTGCTATGGATGCGTTACGTACGCCAGATGGTGATAAAAAAATAGGTGTATTGTCTGGAGGAGAAAGACGTCGTGTGGCTTTATGTCGTTTATTACTACAAGAGCCAGACGTTTTATTATTGGATGAGCCTACTAACCACTTGGATGCAGAATCAGTACATTGGTTAGAGCACCATTTAGCACAATATAAAGGAACTGTAATTGCTGTAACGCACGATAGATACTTTTTAGATAACGTAGCAGGATGGATTTTAGAATTGGATAGAGGTGAAGGTATCCCATGGAAAGGAAACTACTCGTCTTGGTTAGATCAAAAATCTAAACGTATGGCTCAAGAAAGCAAAACAGCATCTAAGCGACAAAAAACTTTAGAGCGTGAGCTAGAATGGGTTAAACAAGGTGCTAAAGGTCGTCAAACAAAACAAAAAGCACGTTTAAAAAATTATGACAAGTTAATGAGTCAAGATCAAAAACAACTTGACGAAAAACTTGAAATTTATATACCTAATGGGCCACGTCTAGGAACTAATGTGATTGATGCGATTGGTGTAAGCAAAGCGTATGATGATAAATTATTATACGAAGATTTAAATTTTAATTTACCTCAAGCAGGAATTGTTGGTGTTATTGGTCCAAACGGAGCAGGTAAAACCACAATTTTTAGAATGATAATGGGTGAAGAAGCGCCTGATAAAGGTGAGTTTAAAGTAGGAGAAACTGCTCAAATTGCTTACGTAGATCAAAAACACTCTAATATTGATCCAGAAAAAACCATTTGGCAAAACTTTAGTGATGAGCAAGAGTTGATCATGATGGGTGGAAAAGAAGTAAATTCTAGAGCTTATTTAAGTCGCTTCAACTTCTCAGGAGGTGAGCAGAACAAAAAAGTAAAACTATTGTCTGGTGGAGAGCGTAACCGTTTACACTTAGCAATGACACTTAAAGAGGAAGGTAACGTTTTACTTTTAGATGAGCCTACCAATGATTTAGATGTTAATACATTACGTGCATTAGAAGAAGGACTAGAAAACTTTGCTGGTTGTGCAGTAGTAATCTCTCACGACAGATGGTTTTTAGACCGTATTTGTACGCATATTTTAGCGTTTGAAGGCGACTCTCAAGTCTATTTCTTTGAAGGTGGATTTAGTGAGTATGAAGAGAAGAAGAAAAAACGTTTAGGTGGAGATTTAATGCCTAAACGTATCAAGTATAAAAAATTGGTAAGATAA
- a CDS encoding MarR family winged helix-turn-helix transcriptional regulator yields MGDFAKDINSKFENNRIKAMLNILYTANYITSYQNDFFKTYGLSPQQYNILRILRGAKEPIKVQTIKERMVERAPNLTRLTDKLCDKKLISRIAFPEDRRVVLIEITKSGLDLLDKIKPNNPSHNLIDKLTEDEAGLLSDLLDKMR; encoded by the coding sequence ATGGGTGATTTTGCCAAAGACATTAATTCTAAATTTGAAAATAACAGGATAAAAGCCATGCTAAATATTCTGTATACAGCAAATTATATTACTAGTTATCAAAACGACTTTTTTAAAACCTACGGTTTGTCTCCGCAACAATATAATATTTTAAGGATTTTAAGAGGAGCAAAGGAGCCAATAAAAGTGCAAACTATAAAGGAGCGCATGGTAGAACGAGCACCAAATTTAACGCGTTTGACGGATAAACTTTGTGATAAAAAATTAATTAGTCGTATTGCTTTTCCAGAGGATAGACGTGTAGTTTTAATTGAAATTACTAAAAGTGGATTGGATTTATTGGATAAAATTAAGCCCAACAATCCATCACATAATTTAATCGATAAGTTAACGGAAGACGAAGCTGGTTTACTAAGCGATTTACTAGATAAAATGAGATAA
- a CDS encoding DUF6638 family protein, with amino-acid sequence MNKLKLANLYRSELIPISGKLVDRYNLCLQKLGFTPTKLTHFSIDGIGYSPEIAEEKGTTMYLNNGEANPHAIIISPLQKGKPVYSPFHSFDREMMKQVFQVHGQKINDITRDSAICIDFDQDIDAFYEPLDVLKYDKVYIKFHLINNLDQIQKQQQQLIDAFKQGNNFIDEDLHAKLLESAQTYGDLRGRDLSLHSLQYQTDSFYTKSFGGVYILRDFISPIIVFENLKWYKEAIKDTIHDITIFHIEQPELMDKLRNHVIIEHDLEEALNTDRYQRIKKMEFAMALKDTQHPLRDILNDAVLFKSYLNKLDINTRKRIMGVELYLDKLEVSNQYKIADIVDSNLFNALHLPHSSLIAKHQDLIWKLLINVAPKDVLFLYWYDKEEFYRQYNTWDDSFKDWVIETISNNI; translated from the coding sequence ATGAATAAACTAAAATTAGCAAACCTTTACAGAAGTGAGCTTATTCCCATTAGTGGTAAGTTGGTAGATCGTTATAATCTATGCCTTCAAAAATTAGGATTTACACCAACAAAACTAACCCATTTTTCAATTGATGGTATTGGTTATAGTCCAGAGATTGCAGAAGAAAAAGGAACAACAATGTACCTTAATAATGGCGAAGCTAATCCACATGCCATAATTATTTCACCTTTACAAAAAGGAAAACCTGTCTATTCTCCTTTTCATAGTTTTGATAGAGAGATGATGAAGCAGGTATTTCAAGTTCATGGTCAAAAAATCAATGATATTACAAGGGATTCTGCTATTTGTATAGATTTTGACCAAGATATTGATGCTTTTTATGAACCACTAGATGTGCTTAAATACGATAAGGTTTATATCAAATTTCATTTAATAAATAACTTAGATCAAATACAAAAGCAACAACAGCAATTAATTGATGCTTTTAAACAAGGTAATAATTTTATTGATGAAGATTTACATGCAAAACTTTTAGAATCAGCCCAAACATATGGCGATTTACGTGGACGCGATTTAAGTTTGCACAGTTTACAATATCAAACAGATTCATTTTACACAAAGTCGTTTGGAGGTGTTTATATTTTGCGTGATTTTATTTCGCCAATTATTGTTTTTGAAAATCTTAAATGGTACAAAGAAGCTATTAAAGACACAATTCACGACATTACTATTTTTCATATTGAGCAGCCAGAATTAATGGACAAATTGCGTAATCATGTTATTATTGAACACGATTTGGAAGAAGCTTTAAACACAGATCGTTACCAACGTATTAAAAAAATGGAATTTGCTATGGCGTTAAAAGATACGCAACATCCATTACGTGATATTTTAAATGATGCAGTATTATTTAAAAGTTACCTAAATAAACTAGATATTAATACCAGAAAACGCATCATGGGTGTGGAGTTGTATTTGGATAAACTTGAAGTTAGTAACCAATACAAAATAGCAGATATAGTAGATTCTAATTTGTTTAATGCATTGCATTTACCACACTCTTCATTAATAGCAAAGCATCAAGATTTAATATGGAAATTATTAATTAATGTGGCTCCTAAAGATGTTTTATTCTTGTATTGGTATGATAAAGAAGAGTTTTATAGACAATATAACACATGGGACGACTCATTTAAAGATTGGGTTATAGAAACCATAAGTAACAATATTTAA
- a CDS encoding MBL fold metallo-hydrolase, whose protein sequence is MKKLALPILTIALLLTSCKGEPKTEIVKTEVDTTETVSKTLEITPISHATMVLNYGNETIYVDPTGGKKAFEGQKDPTIILITDIHGDHLSIDTLKELQLNNALLVVPQAVADTFEADFKPMMRIIANGQTAVVKDIPLEAIAMYNLPEDETSRHPKGRGNGYILTFGRERVYISGDTEDITEMRALQNIDKAFVCMNLPYTMTVDSAASAVLDFKPKQVYPFHYRGKNGLSDVAKFKALVNEGNPDIEVIQLEWYPEEK, encoded by the coding sequence ATGAAAAAATTAGCACTACCTATATTAACAATAGCCTTACTATTAACAAGTTGTAAAGGTGAACCTAAAACGGAAATTGTAAAAACTGAGGTTGACACTACAGAAACTGTTAGTAAAACTTTAGAAATTACACCTATTAGTCACGCAACAATGGTATTAAATTATGGTAACGAGACCATATATGTAGATCCTACAGGAGGAAAAAAAGCGTTTGAAGGTCAAAAAGACCCAACTATTATTTTAATAACAGATATACATGGTGATCATTTAAGTATTGACACTTTAAAAGAGTTGCAACTAAACAATGCCTTGTTAGTTGTGCCTCAAGCAGTAGCTGATACATTTGAAGCAGATTTTAAGCCTATGATGCGAATTATAGCTAATGGACAAACTGCTGTGGTAAAGGATATCCCGTTAGAAGCAATTGCAATGTATAATTTACCGGAAGACGAGACCTCTAGACATCCTAAAGGACGCGGAAATGGTTATATTTTAACTTTTGGTCGAGAACGTGTTTACATCTCTGGAGATACTGAGGATATTACTGAAATGAGAGCTTTACAAAATATTGATAAAGCATTTGTATGTATGAATCTACCTTACACTATGACTGTAGATAGTGCTGCAAGTGCTGTTTTAGATTTTAAACCTAAACAAGTATATCCATTTCACTACAGAGGGAAAAATGGTTTGAGTGATGTTGCTAAATTTAAAGCGTTAGTTAATGAAGGTAATCCTGATATTGAGGTTATCCAATTAGAATGGTATCCTGAAGAAAAATAA
- a CDS encoding NADPH-dependent FMN reductase: protein MKNIIAFGASNSKTSINKQLATYASSLLKNTEVEVLDLNDFDVPTYSVDLEGKSGIPDNAQQLLNKIIASDGLIISLAEHNGAYTAIFKSLFDWMSRIDVKLFKQKPMLLMSTSPGARGGQSVFEIAENRFPIHDANIVAKFSLPSFNDNFKEDKIVDADLKTSLLEAVNTLAERL, encoded by the coding sequence ATGAAAAATATAATAGCATTTGGAGCAAGTAATAGTAAGACTTCAATCAACAAACAATTAGCAACATACGCATCTTCTTTATTAAAAAACACAGAAGTTGAAGTTTTGGATTTAAACGATTTTGATGTACCAACATATAGCGTGGATTTAGAGGGTAAATCTGGAATTCCAGACAATGCGCAACAATTGTTAAATAAAATAATTGCTTCGGATGGTTTAATCATTTCGTTAGCAGAGCATAATGGTGCTTATACTGCAATATTTAAAAGTTTGTTTGATTGGATGTCTAGGATTGATGTTAAATTATTTAAGCAAAAACCAATGTTATTAATGAGCACGTCTCCAGGAGCAAGAGGAGGACAATCAGTCTTTGAAATTGCAGAAAACAGATTCCCAATTCATGATGCAAACATTGTTGCTAAATTTAGCTTACCATCATTTAATGATAATTTTAAAGAAGACAAAATTGTTGATGCAGACCTGAAAACATCACTACTAGAAGCTGTTAATACTTTAGCAGAACGTCTTTAA
- a CDS encoding NUDIX domain-containing protein, whose protein sequence is MANKLKNVVINTLYKGWATLNEVSFSYKMKNESWVNQKRESYDRGDGATVLLYNKINKTVILTKQFRVSTFLNGNDSGFVLEACAGMLDNDQPEACIIREIEEETGYKVDTVTKIFKAYSSPGALTEILHYFTAEYTDDMKVSDGGGLDSEHEDIEVLEIPFTEALQMIKTGQLVDIKTICLLQYAQINNVFEA, encoded by the coding sequence ATGGCCAATAAATTAAAAAATGTAGTAATAAATACCTTATACAAAGGTTGGGCAACGTTAAACGAGGTATCGTTTTCATATAAAATGAAAAATGAATCTTGGGTAAATCAAAAGCGCGAATCTTATGATAGAGGTGATGGAGCAACAGTTTTGTTATATAACAAGATTAATAAAACGGTTATTTTAACAAAACAATTTAGAGTGTCAACGTTTTTAAACGGAAATGACTCTGGTTTTGTTCTAGAGGCTTGTGCTGGGATGTTGGATAATGACCAACCAGAAGCTTGTATTATTAGAGAGATTGAAGAAGAAACTGGTTATAAAGTTGACACAGTTACTAAAATATTTAAGGCCTATTCTTCTCCAGGAGCTTTGACTGAGATTTTACATTATTTTACTGCAGAATATACAGATGACATGAAAGTTAGTGATGGAGGTGGTTTGGATAGTGAGCATGAAGATATTGAAGTTTTAGAAATACCATTTACAGAAGCTTTACAAATGATTAAAACAGGTCAACTAGTAGATATAAAAACCATTTGTTTGTTGCAGTATGCGCAAATAAATAATGTGTTTGAAGCGTAA
- a CDS encoding pirin family protein produces the protein MKTILHKASDRGFANHGWLQANHSFSFAQFYNPEKNQFGALRVLNDDVIAPSMGFSTHPHDNMEIITIPLKGTLKHKDSMGNKWETIQSGEVQIMSAGSGLMHSEMNAKTDEYLSLFQIWIIPNKTNVTPRYDQRFFNAEDRQGKLQTIVSSIDNQDEGLKIHQDAKLSRIDLAQGQDYTYKAISKSHGTYIMTISGDVVINDNDLSSRDALGVSETDSFTINTKSSAQLLFIEVPMA, from the coding sequence ATGAAAACAATACTACATAAAGCATCAGATCGTGGTTTTGCAAATCATGGTTGGTTGCAAGCTAATCACAGTTTTAGTTTTGCACAGTTTTATAATCCCGAAAAAAATCAATTTGGAGCCTTACGTGTATTAAATGATGATGTTATCGCACCAAGTATGGGCTTTAGTACGCATCCACATGATAATATGGAAATTATCACGATACCTTTAAAAGGGACGCTTAAACATAAGGATTCTATGGGAAATAAATGGGAAACCATTCAATCTGGAGAAGTGCAAATTATGAGTGCTGGTAGTGGATTAATGCATTCAGAAATGAATGCTAAAACAGACGAGTATTTAAGCTTGTTTCAAATTTGGATTATACCAAACAAAACAAATGTTACTCCTCGTTATGATCAACGTTTTTTTAATGCGGAAGATAGACAAGGTAAGTTACAGACCATAGTGTCATCTATTGATAATCAAGACGAAGGTTTGAAAATACACCAAGATGCTAAGTTGTCCAGAATAGATTTAGCCCAAGGTCAAGATTACACTTATAAAGCCATAAGTAAATCACACGGAACATACATAATGACAATCTCTGGAGATGTTGTTATTAACGATAATGATTTATCTAGCAGAGATGCTTTAGGTGTATCAGAGACAGATAGTTTTACAATTAATACTAAAAGCAGTGCACAATTACTTTTTATTGAAGTCCCTATGGCTTAA
- a CDS encoding microtubule-binding protein, with protein sequence MSDDFDLLETNANEKTEKVDVNWGKAIDTMKSKLAQEDDPESRQKILNATLDDVVGMAEKDRTTLLDAIKDLTDYQDEVGILFERFSSLNDKEQKVIDDAQKALERSKIELEDAQNKPDTWWNNLWGRKSKIKAAEKALEAAEKVRAGADNKAKAMFQERIESADIQTLLSELSYKSQAAVTRLKNREVEIKEVEDKLQDAIVEASKNHTKALEKKAETEAKLETQYALLKQARQALEEVADKQSTEYSEALSKVTKLEQEVEELEGLKNAYTTLAASKDSFVHKHNLTIKVLTSLRSNLQTHRAKLKSDTEERLKYYDGYVVALKARTDQEFAAILEHLGVKTDEHIGETLASMHTASARARQEMMDNIPVHEKVMQGVYRSYAEALHEIRAKDVDIQKNFADRYGIDMKEIFEEYYNSDNTTPSGDDAPAGAPKPEASNDDLLS encoded by the coding sequence ATGTCTGATGATTTTGATTTATTAGAAACAAACGCTAACGAAAAAACAGAGAAAGTAGATGTCAATTGGGGAAAAGCAATTGATACCATGAAATCCAAATTAGCGCAAGAGGACGATCCAGAAAGTCGTCAAAAAATCTTAAACGCAACGTTGGACGACGTTGTTGGTATGGCAGAAAAAGATCGTACCACACTTTTAGATGCTATTAAAGACTTAACAGATTACCAAGACGAGGTTGGTATTTTATTTGAGCGTTTTTCATCATTAAATGATAAAGAACAAAAAGTAATTGACGATGCTCAAAAAGCATTAGAGCGTTCTAAAATCGAGTTAGAAGACGCGCAAAACAAACCTGACACATGGTGGAATAACCTTTGGGGACGTAAAAGCAAAATTAAAGCTGCTGAAAAAGCTTTAGAAGCAGCGGAAAAAGTACGTGCAGGAGCAGACAACAAAGCAAAAGCAATGTTTCAAGAACGTATCGAGAGTGCAGATATACAAACACTATTAAGTGAGTTGTCGTACAAATCTCAAGCAGCAGTAACACGTCTTAAAAATCGTGAGGTAGAAATCAAAGAAGTAGAAGATAAGTTACAAGATGCAATCGTAGAAGCCTCTAAAAACCATACCAAAGCTTTAGAGAAAAAAGCCGAAACTGAAGCTAAATTAGAAACGCAATACGCATTACTTAAACAAGCACGTCAAGCGCTAGAAGAAGTTGCAGATAAACAATCTACAGAATACTCTGAAGCGTTATCAAAAGTAACAAAACTAGAGCAAGAAGTTGAAGAGTTAGAAGGACTTAAAAACGCCTATACAACCCTTGCTGCCTCTAAAGATAGTTTTGTACACAAGCATAATTTAACAATCAAAGTATTGACTTCATTACGTAGTAATTTGCAAACGCATCGTGCTAAATTAAAGTCAGACACAGAAGAGCGTCTTAAATATTACGACGGTTATGTCGTGGCTTTAAAAGCACGTACAGATCAAGAGTTTGCTGCTATTTTAGAGCATTTAGGAGTTAAAACAGATGAGCATATCGGAGAGACCTTAGCATCAATGCATACCGCAAGTGCAAGAGCACGTCAAGAAATGATGGACAACATTCCAGTGCACGAAAAAGTTATGCAAGGCGTTTATCGCAGTTATGCAGAGGCGTTGCATGAGATTAGAGCAAAAGATGTGGATATCCAAAAGAATTTTGCAGACCGTTACGGTATTGACATGAAAGAGATTTTTGAAGAGTATTACAACTCAGATAACACAACACCTTCAGGAGATGATGCACCAGCAGGAGCACCAAAACCAGAAGCATCAAACGACGATTTATTGTCTTAA